TTGGCCGGGTCCACGAGCACTTCGTACTGCTGCTCTTCCCCGCCGTAGCTGTTCACTTCGATCACGCCCTGAACGGTCCTCAACTGGGGCTTGATGAACCAGTCGAGCAGTGTGCGAAGCTCCATCAAACTGTAAGGCCGTGGCGCGTTGGGCTTCACGTTCAGAGTGAACTGGACAATCTCTCCCAACCCGGTGCTCACCGGAGCCAATTCCGGGATCACTCCGTCGGGAAGCTGTTGCTGGGCCTCCAACAGCCGCTCCAGGACGAGTTGCCGGGCGCGGTAGATGTCGACGCCGTCCTCGAAAACCACCGTCACCTGTGAGAGGCCGAACTGCGAGATCGATCGAACTTCTTCCTTCTGCGGGAGATTGCTCATCGCAACCTCGATCGGGAACGTGACGTACTGCTCCATCTCGAGCGGCGTGAAGGACGGCGCCTTCGTGTTGATCTGAACTTGATTGGTGGTGACGTCGGGGACGGCGTCGATCGGGAGATCCAGGGCCGCGTAGATGCCGGTGATGACGAGCAGCGCCGCGAAGGCCAGCACGGCGTACCGATAGCGAATGCTCCAGGCGAGTGCGCGGTCAATCATGCTCATGCTCCGATTGCAGTTCTTTGGCCAGGAACGCCGACTTCAACTGGAACGCGCCTCTCACGACAACGAGCTCGCCTTCCTTCAAGCCCGCAGTGATCTCGATCCGCGGTCCGTCGCCGAGCACTTGCACTTCGCGGGCTTCGAAGTGAAGATCGGCTTTCTTTACGAAGACAACCTGCCGCCGGCTAATCGTCTGGACCGCATCCGACGGAAGAGTGAGCGCCAGGTGCGTGTCCGCGGTCGGAATCGCCACATTGGCGAACATCTCGAGTTTCAGCTTCCCCGCCGGATTCGCGAGTTCGCATCGGACCGCGGCCGTGCGCGTCTGTGGATTGAGGATGTCCTTGATCGCGACGACACGGCCCCTGAAGACCTCTCCGGGGTAAGTCTCGACCGTAATGAGCGCGGGTTGGTTGATCCGGATCTTCCCAATGTCCTTCTCGTACACCTGCGCCTCGACGTAAACGCGGCTCAGATCGGCGATCGAGAATAGAATGCTGCTCGAGTCGACGACGTCTCCGGGAGCGGCTTCCGTCCTGATCACGACGCCGGCAAACGGAGCCCGGATCGCCGTCAGCGAAGCGTCGCTGTCGGTCGGCGCCCCAAATCGCCTGAGCCGGGTTTCGATGCCGGCAAGGGTGCTTTGCTGCGCCCGCACCGCCTCTTCCAGCGCTCTCGCATCGGCCTCCGCCGCCTCATACTCCTTCACTGCAACGGCACCGATATCGATTAGATTCCGCGCGCGCTCGGCCTGGCGGCGCGCGGTGGCGAGTTGAATCCTCAATCGTTGTAGTTCCGCGCGAGCGGCATCCACCTGGCTGGACAGTTCGCCAGCCTCGATATTGTCGAATCGAGCCAACATCTGGTCTCGCTCTACTCGGTCGCCGATCTTCGCGAGCACCTGCACCACGCGCCCCCGTGCCAGCGGCCGCAAATGGACGATCCGGCTGTCGATCGGCTGCACGGTGCCCGTCGCCTTGATCTGCACTTCGACAGTCCCGAGGCGCACTTGCTGGACTTCGATTCCCGCCTGCTTTTGCGCCTCCATGCTCAGCTCGACGACGTTCGCCTCTTCAATGTGTTTCTCGTCATGGGCCTCGTCCCCGGTTCTCCCGGCCTTCCCAGCCTCGAACTGCTCTTTCTTCGCGCAGGAAGCCAGTGCGAAGCAAACCACCAACATCGTCAGGATTCTCATTGCAGTTCTCCTCCGCTGGCTCGTTCCAGTTCCGCCAACCCTCGAAGGACCTCCAGCTTCGAGTCGACCGTCGCCAGTTGGGTGTCGAGCAGTCGCCGCTGTTCATTCAGGACATCCAGCAGGCGAAGCTGCCCGAGCTGGTAGGCGCGCTGAATCACCTCGAGGTTCTTCTCGGCTTGCCGCAGGACCGTCTCATCCAGCGTCTGGAAGGCTTGGCGCGCGCTCGTGAATCGGCGCCAGGCAGCCTCCACCTCCAGCGGGATCGATCGCTCCAGAAACTCTCTGCGGTACTGCGCTGCTCTGATTCTCGCGGCGGCCGCCTCGATGTTGCCGAGGTTGCGCTTGTGTCCGAACAGCGGAATCGAGACGCCGATGGTGAGCACGTCATCGCGGTCCCGCAAAGTGGCCGGAACGCCCGCCGGCGTCAGGCCGAGCTGATCGTCAAACCGCGAGAACACGCGAGTGTACCCGGCTGAGAGAGTCACGTCTGCCCTTCCTTGAGCTTGAGCCAACACAGACTCCGCCTCGCTCTGCTGCCTGATGATCTCCGCGGCTCTGATGTCGGGCCGCTCAGCCAGTGCCTTGTCCTTGATCTGGCCCAGGTCGAAGTGGATGAAAGGCAGCGGCTCAATTAGCGGAGGCGCGATGGCATGCGGATCGCTCAAGCCGGCCAGTCGGGCGAGCTCGGCACGGGCCGCTTCCATCCTGCCGAGGATCGCCGCGCGTTGCGCCTCGGTCCGGCTGACTTCGACCAGGAGCAGGTCGCGCTCCAACGCTGCCGCGTCCCCCTGCGCAACCCGCGCCTTCGTCAGATCCAGCGAGCGTTGATAGGCGTCCCGCAACCGCTCGACAATCCGCAACCGCTCGGCTTCCGTCGCATATTCGGCATAGCGGGAACGCACCTCAAACCGAAGCTGGCGGACTCGCTCGTCGTACTCGGCCCCCGCGAGGGCGAGCTGCGCCTCGGCGACCCGGATTCGCTTCGAGCGCTTGCCGGCGGTTTCGAAAGTCTGCGCGATGCCGAAGCCGAACTGTTCCTCGCCCACGGTGGCGAGCGGCCGACCTGTCGCTGCGGACGTCTCCAGAGTCGGCGCGGGCCGCACGCCCGCCTGCCGCAAGAGCCCTCGGGCTTCTTCCACGCGTTGTCTTACCGCGAGCAACTCGCGGTTGTGTTCAATTGCCTTTGCCAGCAGAACGCTAGACGACAACGCCTGATCGGTTTGAGCCCGGCCAGGAATCGCCATCCATGCAACTGCCAATCCAACAGTGAGTCGGATAGGAAACACACGGACCTCCAAGGAATCGAAATCAGATTCGGTGAGAGGTCAGACTCTGGGAGGATGGTAGATGAGGGGAGATGGACCGTCGACCGCTGTTGGATCGGCAGAATCGGCAGTGGTGGTCGCAGGCGCGCTGACATCCAAAAGCAGGGGCCCCAAGACAACCACATGGGTACAACAGCAAATGCAGTTGTCATCGCCCGGTTGCGAACTGTTCTCCTTGGGGAAGCCAAAGCTCTCGCATCGCTCAGGGGCAATCGCTTCGCAGGCGAACAGCTCCGCTCCGATAAGGAGCAGAAACGCGGCTGCGACCACACGATATATGAGCGAGCGGCTCACAAATCCAATTGTATCTCACATCTGACGCTCCAATAGCAATGCGTACCAGCAATCTCGTAGGTCGTCGGGCGCGCCGGCAAGAAATGCAAAATGCACTTGCCAACTGCGCCTGGCTTCACGGAGTCGAATACAGCAGGATGTAGCCGAGGGTGGTCCCGGCCGGAGTTTTCACCTTGAGCACGCCGGACCAGCCGGAGGGATTGTTGGCAGCGGCGAGCTCGGCGAAGCGGTAGCCGTTGCCGGAACCGCCGGCGAGGATCAGTTCGCCGTTCGGTGTGAGTTCGAGGAGGGTGTTGTCGGCGAGGTCCGAGCCGGGGCCGTGGATCTTGAGGGGTGAGGTCGTATTGTCCTGGGCGGCGATGACGGTTGGACCTGCGGCGAGGCCGGAGGCGATGTGCGGCGCCTGCGACGCCCAGGTGCGGGCGTAGGCTTTCTGGGGATCGTCGCCCCTCTGAAGGCAGGCGCCCCAGAGGTGGATGTCGCCGGTGGTCCAGTCGTCGCCGTTTGCGGTGTATTGGCGCACGACGACCCACAGGCCTGTCTGGCCTGAGGCGAGCGTGCCGGTGATCTTGAATCGCTGCCAGGAGGTCGTGACGGTGATCTGCGTCGGGCCAGCGAGGTATGCGGCGTAGGGGTTGTCGACGATGGCGATCGACACCTTGCGGGTGCCGGAGGGGACGCGCGCCCAGACGTAGAAGGTATAGGTGCCGCCGTCGGCGAGGCCGGCGATCTGCTGCTGAATGACGGGCGTGTCCGTGACTGCCGTGACGACGTCCGCGGTCTGGTTGCCGTCCGGGGCGATGACAGCGTTCGAGGTGACCGAGCAGGAGGCGCCGTTGTTGTCCCAGGCCGTCGCGGCGAAATCTTCGGAGTACTTCGCCATGTTCTCGAGCGGGCCTCCGACGGTCTGATGGGGACCGCAGTCGATAGGCCCGGTGAAGTGCTCGCCCGCGCGGTTGGCCGGGATGTAGGCGAGGGCGTTCGTGATTTCGCCGGCCTCTGGCGGGCCCGCGCTGATGGTCACGCTCACGCGGTCGTTGGCGGGATCATCGGCGGCTGCGGTTCCTCGCCCGGCCGCCACAGGCACAGGCATGATTACACGCCTACGACAAAGGCTAACCTTAACCCCGCCAGCCTTCCGCGAAACTTCGTGTCGCTTTTATAAGCCGCATCGGCCAACACCACGCCCACCGGCACGCCCTCTTCCAGCGCCCTCCCAATCATTCCCACGGCGATCTCCGGCTTGGTCTGAAACACGACCTCCTCGGGCGCTCCTGTCCGCTGCCGTCGCTCCCGGTCCCGCGCCCACTCTTCGGGCAGGTACAGCCGCCAGGCCACCGGCAGGCTTGCCTCCCACGTGGCCACGCTGAGACTCACCGCCACCCGGCAATTCTCCTGCTTACCCAGTTGCCCGCAGGACTGCCGTGCCACACCGACCGAGTGCCGCCCCTTCTTGGGAATCCCCGTGTCATCGACAATCCAGGCCACCACCGGCCCACGCCACTCAATGGCAGGCAGCACCTGCCGGCGAACCGCAGCCAGCACCATTTGATCGCTCCATGGCGACCACGCCACGAAGGGATGCAGCGACTGCCACGTCGCCTGCACGCGATCCTGACGGAGACGGGTGGCCGTCGGTTCAACGCTCTCCCGCTCACCCGGCAGCAGCAGTCCACGGCAGGAATCCTGCAACGGCTGGTGACGTCAGGCATCCCCTGGGGCCCTTGCTGAGGGCTCCACCTTGACGGCCAAGCGCGTACGACCAAGGCCAGGCCCCAGATCTACGCTGCGAAGGAACGAGTGGAGGACAAGGTCTTTCATTCCTCACCTGTGGGTGTTCTTGAACTCGCAAAAGGGTCCACTGCCTGTGGTTCTTCTCAAATCGCAGGCTCACGTGGTGAGCCCCGCTGTGCCGCAACCTATAAAGGGAAGGCTGCTGGCAGCCGAGAGAATCATAGGATGTACTTCCAATTCAAACACTTGCGTCTCCGCGTGAACCGGAGCGCTACGGCCCCCGGGAGGAACGCTCCATGCGCGCCCCACGCAGGGGCTGAACCTCTGGAGGCCGCGCAAGTCCAAGCCGTCCCGGAACGTGCACGGCGTCCCGCTCCGGCCGAGCGGTCGGGACCGATCACGCTGCCCTCGGAGGTATTCCTTTGCTATTCCGCGCTTTCCATAAAGGTACAGCACCAGCGTTCGGCAATCCAGCCGCCTGTACCGCCCCCGATTTCTTGGACAGTTTTTTGAATTATCGTCATGCGGCAGCCTCGAGGGCAAGCAAGGCTTGGTGAGCCTGCCGCGGGGATTGGAAGTGGAGCCGTTCGACGAGCCACTGTTCGTTGTAGCGCTGGCGGAATTCTTCGAGCGCTTCGGCGAGTTCTTCCAGGGTTTCGAAGTGCCGCACCCAGAGAAGCTGCTCTTTGAGGGTGCGGAAGAAGCGTTCGATGCAACCGTTGCCTTCCGGCTCGCGGACGAAGGCCGGTGACGACTCCAGGCCGAGAAAGCGGATCTCGCGCTGGAAGTCGTCGCTCATGAATTGGGAGCCGTGGTCATGACGCAGCTTGACGCCCAAGGCGATGCCTTCGGAGAAGCCGCCGAACTGTTCACGCACGGCCTGGCGCACCGGTTCGAGCGCCTCGAACCGCGTGCCGCGTCTGGCGACGTGGATGCCCAGACAGCAGGCCGAGCAGTGGTCGATCATGGCGAAGATCGGAACTTGTCCGTCCTGGAGAGTGAAGCCGGCCGTGGCGTCGATGCCCCACATCTGGTTGGGCCGCTCAGCAAGGATCGTTCCCTCGTGCCGCTTCGGCTCGACCGGCTGCGGCTGCCGCTGCGGCGCCAGCAGCTCATGCTGGCGCATCAGGCGCAGCACGCGCCGCAGGGAGGTGCGCACGCCGGCCAGCCGCAGCCGCGCCCACACCTTGCGGTGGCCCTCGCCGTGGAAGGGCGATGTCTGGATCGTACGGCGGATCTCCCCAGCGAGCTGCTCATCGGTGTAGTGCGTCTTCGGACCGCGCCTGGCAGGCAGGCGAGGCGAAGCCCCATGGCGGCGCCGCTGGTAGAAGGTCGACCGCGGCAGGCCCCACGCCTTGAGTACCCGAGCCCGCCCGTAGCAGCGTCCCGTGGAGATCGACCGGGTACGGCTCATCTCTTCGACCTCCACCGGAGAAAAGGCTTCTCTTCCTCCGTGCGCCGGATGCGCTCCCGCAGCAGTTCGTTCTCCATCGCCAGCTCGGCAATGACGGACTTCATCCGGCGGCCCTGCTCGTCAACCAGATCTTCCTGCCGGATCTTGAGGCCCTCCTCGCCGGCCGCCAGGAAGGCCTCGCGCCACTCCGACAGGGTCGCTGCCGTGACTCCGTACTTGCGGCTTGTAGCTTCCAGATCGGCGCCGCGGAGCAGCTCCAGCACCACGCTCATCTTGCGCTTGGCCGACCAACGGCCCTTGCCAGCGCGGCCGGAATCCAGGCCCGCTTCAGTCGCCCTCCGGGCTCCTTGCGCGGGCCCGGAATCCGAGTGTTTCGCGTTGGACATCCTGATTCTCCTTATCGCAAATCAGTGTCCAAGGAAATCGTAGGGCGGGGGAATCTGCGCTAACGGAGCCAAGATCCACCAGTGTTCCGGACGGCTGTCTAAGGTACCGCTGGACGGCGCCCCGCGGTGTATAACCATAGCCTTGCAGGAAGAAAGTAGTTCCCTGCGGCCCGGACTGCAATGAGCTCTCCAGTGTTGGGTTCTCTGCCGCAACGATCGTGACCGTCACGCTGCCCGAGCACTGCGTGCTGCCTTGCGAGGCGCACACCCGGATCCAGATCGTCCTCGCCACCGTGTTGTTGACCGCTACCGTCAGCGACGTCGGGCCGTTGTAAGTCGGCGCCGCTGTCGCCCAGTCCCACCTCGCTCCCCCGTCGATGGAAAACTGATGGTAGCTCGACGCCGTAAAGCCCGATCCCTGCAGCGTCACGTTCTGATACGAAATGCCCTGCGGAATCTGGTTCGGCACCGCCTGGGTCACCACCGGTGCCGGCGTCGACGCCGTCACCGTCACCGTCACGCTGCCCGAGCACTGCGTGCTGCCTTGCGAGGCGCACACCCGGATCCAGATCGTCCTCGCCACCGTGTTGTTGACCGCCACTGTCAGCGACGTCGGGCCGTTGTAAGTCGGCGCCGCCGTCGCCCAGCTCCAGCCCGCTCCCCCGTCGATGGAAAACTGATGGTAGCTCGACGCCGTAAAGCCCGATCCCTGCAGCGTCACGTTCTGATACGAAATGCCCTGCGGAATCTGGTTCGGCACCGCCTGGGTCACCACCGGTGCCGGCGTCGACGCCGTCACCGTCACCGGCACCGCCAGCCGGTCGTTGGCCGTGTTCTGCCCCGCCACCGCGTTGTCGGCATCCACAATCACCCACACGTAGTAAGTCCCCGGCGCCAGCGACGCCGGCACCGTCCCGCTCCCGTTCAGCGGCACCGACGCCCCAGCCGCCAGCGGAGGAGTCGGCAACGACGCCAGCAGAGGATCGCTCGTGCTCGGCGCGCTCGCGCTCGCGCTCAGCCGCACCCGCGTCGTCGTCGTCACGTTCACCGCCGCAGTGCCCTGGTTGCGCACCGTGAAGCTGAAACCCAGCGTCTGGCCCGCCTGCACCGGGTTCGGACTCACCACCAGCGTCCCGGAAACCGGCACCAGATCCGGCGTCCCGGCCCCACCCACCGTCACCGGCACCGCCAGCCGGTCGTTGGCCGTGTTCTGCCCCGCCACCGCGTTGTCGGCATCCACAATCACCCACACGTAGTAAGTCCCCGGCGCCAGCGACGCCGGCACCGTCCCGCTCCCGTTCAGCGGCACCGACGCCCCAGCCGCCAGCGGAGGAGTCGGCAACGACGCCAGCAGAGGATCGCTCGTGCTCGGCGCGCTCGCGCTCGCGCTCAGCCGCACCCGCGTCGTCGTCGTCACGTTCACCGCCGCAGTGCCCTGGTTGCGCACCGTGAAGCTGAAACCCAGCGTCTGGCCCGCCTGCACCGGGTTCGGACTCACCACCAGCGTCCCGGAAACCGGCACCAGATCCGGCGTCCCGGCCCCACCCACCGTCACCGGCACCGCCAGCCGGTCGTTGGCCGTGTTCTGCCCCGCCACCGCGTTGTCGGCATCCACAGTCACCCACACGTAGTAAGTCCCCGGCGCCAGCGACGCCGGCACCGTCCCGCTCCCGTTCAGCGGCACCGACGCCCCAGCCGCCAGCGGAGGAGTCGGCAACGACGCCAGCAGAGGATCGCTCGTGCTCGGCGCGCTCGCGCTCGCGCTCAGCCGCACCCGCGTCGTCGTCGTCACGTTCACCGCCGCAGTGCCCTGGTTGCGCACCGTGAAGCTGAAACCCAGCGTCTGGCCCGCCTGCACCGGGTTCGGACTCACCACCAGCGTCCCGGAAACCGGCACCAGATCCGGCGTCCCGGCCCCACCCACCGTCACCGGCACCGCCAGCCGGTCGTTGGCCGTGTTCTGCCCCGCCACCGCGTTGTCGGCATCCACAATCACCCACACGTAGTAAGTCCCCGGCGCCAGCGACGCCGGCACCGTCCCGCTCCCGTTCAGCGGCACCGACGCCCCAGCCGCCAGCGGAGGAGTCGGCAACGACGCCAGCAGAGGATCGCTCGTGCTCGGCGCGCTCGCGCTCGCGCTCAGCCGCACCCGCGTCGTCGTCGTCACGTTCACCGCCGCAGTGCCCTGGTTGCGCACCGTGAAGCTGAAACCCAGCGTCTGGCCCGCCTGCACCGGGTTCGGATTCACCACCAGCGTCCCGGAAACCGGCACCAGATCCGGGCTTTGAGCAAGCCCAAAAGCAAAGGAGAAAATAGACGCTATAATTGCTCGGGCAACAGTATGCTTGAATATCGGAGTTTCTGTCTCAGCCGTCATAGTCGGTTTTTGTATGGTTCAACAAATTACATCCAATACCAATCGTCATTCCAATAATCGGAAAGTGTATATTTTCCCCAGCTGGGCTCCGGCATGTTGAGAGCCGACTGCGCCAGGCGGCAGGAATCCGTATTCACCTGGGCCGATGTTGGGAAGGATTACTGTCCACATGCGTGGAGCAATCTTCTTGCCCTCGAACGGCACGAGGTCGCGGGTCGCTCCACCGGATGCGTGCAGAATCCCTCCCGTAACGGTACGGAATTCGCGCCGGTCAGATTTTTGGCGGAGGCGCAACAATTGATATTCCGTAATTGCGACACCTTCAGGTGCGTAGACGAGAAACTCCAAAGGAGTCTTGACTGTATTGCGGCTGTTTGGACCTTGAATAATACCATTCACATCACCCTTGACAAGGCCTGCGCTGGCGACCGATTTCAGAACTCCCCCAGTTCGCCAGTTTACGACTTCAGGTAAAAGTTCCACCCACTGATCGCCTTTCTTGAAGTAAACCCCTACCTCTGTGACCTTCGGATCACCAGGCGCCACGCTGCGTACTTGTAACGCCGCTGCGTCTGAGCCAGACTTGGGCGAGGGCGCCTGTCGGGAGGCTTTGGCGATCATGGCATCGATCACTGCACTCGGCACCCCTCCCTCCTTGAGCGCCAGAATGTCGGCAAGACTTGTGGAGTAATTGCCAGGCTGCTGCTGGATGAGTTGAATGACGCTGCTCTCCGACAGGCCAGCTTTGACCATCTTCAGTATTGCTTCATTATTCAGAACCTCTTGCGCTTTTAGAGAGCCTGCCAGAAAAGCAGGGAACGCCACAAGAATCAATCCGAGCCGCGCGGCCTTTATCACTGCGGCAGTTCTATAGAGTACTGGAGCCAAATGCTTAAATGCTGAGGTCATGGCTCTGAGCTAACACGTTCTCTTCGGGAAGTCAATGTCCCTAAATGTGTGAATCCCCCTCCCCTGGTGGCACACTTATTTCCACGGCGCGTGCGCACTTCCTGCTAATTCGTGCCGCGGCTACTGCACGAACACGGATTGCTGGCACCGCAGTCTGTCGTGCCGAACCGGCACGATAACGCCATCCCGGCCGGGCGGCCTACCCATCAGATGTGCGACGTCGGCACCACGGCCGACTTGACTCTCCGTAACGTCCGAGGGGCATCTTCGTTTTGTCAACTACTTCATGGCCCGATACCCGGGTATCCAGGGTCCGCACGCGGCGCACGGTTCGAAGCGCTCGAGCCTGTGCGCCAGGTTGTGCGTGAACAATTCGGCGGCTTCTGCGAAGGCATCGCCGTGGGCGTGAAGCCGCGCCGTGACCACGACTCCCACCTCATGAGCGACGACTTTCAGTGCGAGATCCGCTTTCTCAGCCTGGAATCTTCTCCGGCCTTTGTCCGCGGGCCGGAAGGCAACGGTTCGGTCGAACGCTTCCGCACCCTCAAGAAGCAGCTTCCATGCGTGTTTCACTTCGACACCTTGGCGCGACTCACCGAAGCGCTCAAAGAATAACGCTGGAACGAACTGTGGCTGGTTCCAACGCCCCACGATTTCGTTGGACACTGATTTGCGATAAGGAGTGCCAGGATGTC
This DNA window, taken from Bryobacteraceae bacterium, encodes the following:
- a CDS encoding RND transporter, whose amino-acid sequence is MRILTMLVVCFALASCAKKEQFEAGKAGRTGDEAHDEKHIEEANVVELSMEAQKQAGIEVQQVRLGTVEVQIKATGTVQPIDSRIVHLRPLARGRVVQVLAKIGDRVERDQMLARFDNIEAGELSSQVDAARAELQRLRIQLATARRQAERARNLIDIGAVAVKEYEAAEADARALEEAVRAQQSTLAGIETRLRRFGAPTDSDASLTAIRAPFAGVVIRTEAAPGDVVDSSSILFSIADLSRVYVEAQVYEKDIGKIRINQPALITVETYPGEVFRGRVVAIKDILNPQTRTAAVRCELANPAGKLKLEMFANVAIPTADTHLALTLPSDAVQTISRRQVVFVKKADLHFEAREVQVLGDGPRIEITAGLKEGELVVVRGAFQLKSAFLAKELQSEHEHD
- a CDS encoding integrase, with translation MSRTRSISTGRCYGRARVLKAWGLPRSTFYQRRRHGASPRLPARRGPKTHYTDEQLAGEIRRTIQTSPFHGEGHRKVWARLRLAGVRTSLRRVLRLMRQHELLAPQRQPQPVEPKRHEGTILAERPNQMWGIDATAGFTLQDGQVPIFAMIDHCSACCLGIHVARRGTRFEALEPVRQAVREQFGGFSEGIALGVKLRHDHGSQFMSDDFQREIRFLGLESSPAFVREPEGNGCIERFFRTLKEQLLWVRHFETLEELAEALEEFRQRYNEQWLVERLHFQSPRQAHQALLALEAAA